A window of Maioricimonas rarisocia genomic DNA:
CTCGAACGTGAACCTTGGGGCAAATCCACGATCGAGAGGAATCTCGAACGTGTACCACCGCAGCTCGTTGTCGGTGATGACCGCTTCGGCGAACTTTGGTTCGATCGGCTGCGTATGGACCATGTCGCCGATCCGGGTGTCGCCTGGCCGAATTCCCATCCGGAACGGCTCACTTGTGTCAATCATGACCGCTCTGGTGCTGTAGGGCGTGTCACGATGCAGCGCCTGTGCCCGCACACGTACCCTGTAGATGCCATCGGCAGGAACACCGTCAGGAAACTCGTTCAGCGGACCGTACGCTCCCTCGGGCTTCTCATTGCGAGGATGGTCGTAGAGAACCAGGTAGCGAAACTGGAACGCCTTCCGGTGGGCGATCCCGAGTTCGGGTTGCTGAAAGAAGTTGTCGCGAAAGACCCACGTCTGCGGTTCGACCGGACGCTCACCTGCGAAAGCCTTCTCGATGCACGCATCGGCGGCTTCCAGGTACTTCTCGAGCAGAAATCCGGATGTGGTCAGGTCGTGACCGATGTTGTCGAAACCTTCGGACAGATCGTCGTCGGGGAACTCCAGAGTGGGATCGAACATCGTGACATCGATCCCCAGCAGATCGGCCACCGTGTTGCGGTATTCGCGACGGGTGAGACGACGCAGCACCGTCCGTCCCCCCGTACTTCTGGTCTCGCGACGCATCCTCGTCAGCATCTCTGTGAACCGGCCGATGGCCTGCAGCCGCTCCGATTCGCTCGGCTGCTCCGCATCCTCGGGCGGCATCGCTTCGAGCGTCAGCTGATCGATGATCTCCTGCAGCCGGATCTGTGTGTCGATGCCGCTGCCCGCAAAGTCGAGAGACGTGAACTCCCGTTCGCCGGACGGATCGTCGGCCGAGTGGCAATCAAGACAGAACCGCGTCAGGAACGGATGCGGCTGCGCCGGACGCTCGGCGAGGCAGGCCGCAGGAGCAAGCCACATCGCGCACGCTGCCGCGGTGATGACGATTCCGACATTCGAAAGGAGTCGTCGCATCACGCCAGTCCTCGCAAGGTGCCCGTGCTCGTCGCGAAGACGTCGGTCTCGAGACCGAACTTCTGCAACATGGTGACGAACAGATTGCAGAGTGGCGGGCGATGGGGATTCTTCACATCGAACCGGAGCAGGCGGCCGTGTTCGAACCCGCCGCCTGCGAGCACGACCGGCAGATTCGTATTCGTGTGAGAGTTGGCATTCCCCATCCCGCTACCGAAGAGGACCATCGTCTGGTCGATCAGCGGCCCCTGTTCATCTTCGTGTGTCGAAAGCTTCTCCACAAACCGTACGAACTGCTCGATCTGGTACGTCTCGAGCGTGATCAGCGATTCGATCCGCTCCTCGAGCTGGCCGTGGTGAGAGAGGGCGTGGTAGCCCCCTTTCACTCCGAGGTCTGCAGGATTGAAATCGCCGCCGATCTCGAGCGTGGCAATTCGTGTCGAGTCGGTCTGCAGAGCAATCAGGATCAGGTCGTAGAGGAGCGGCAGGTCCTCGACCATGTTCCGGTTCTTCGGAGCCGGGAAGGGTGCGGGCGGCTTCGGAACATCGATCCAGTTCCTCCGCATCGTCAGCCGCTTCTCCACGTCCCGAACTGACGTCAGGTACTCGTCGAGCTTGTTCCGATCGTGTGCATTCAATTGCCGTTCGAAGTGACGGGCCTGCTCGTTGACCAGATCGAGGATCGATCCCTGCAACTGGAATCGGTCGGCAGCCACGGCTCGGTCAGCCTCGGCCGGCTCGACGAACAACAGCCTGAACAACTGCTCCGGCCCCGGGATCGGAGGTACCCGCGTACCGGTTCGGGTCCACGAGAGCTGGCATCCACCATGAATACCGCTTTCGCTGCCGATCGTGAGCGATGGGAATCGCGTCTGCCCCGAGATCTCTTCGGCGGCGAACTGGTCGATTGTGACGTTCCCCAGCGGCATCGATTTCGCGTCGATCTGCCGGACCCCCGAGAGGAACGTGTGGATCGAGAAATGCCCCCCCTTGGTGCCGTGATCCAACCCCTCGATGATCGTGATGCGGTCACGGATCGCATTCAGCGCGGCGGTGGTGCGCCCCATCTCGAAGCTGTCGTGAACCGCAAGTCCCGTGGAATCCCCGGGGGCCTCCAGCCGAGGCCAGAAGGCTTCGGGATAGAAACCAAGCATGTTCCCGATGCAGACCATTCTGCTGCTCGGCAACGATGCGTCCGCGGCAGAGGCATGGCGTGCAGGCGTCAGCGAGGGGAGGAAGGGGAGCGCGATGGAGACGCCCGCGCTCTTGAGGAACGATCGACGATGCATCATGGTTCTGTGGTTTCGGTGCTGGAAGATCGAAAACGCCTGAGGTCGAAGGGCTCTGTCAGTACCCCAGGGGCCGCCCCTCATTGTACAGACTCGCAATCTCGTCGGCGTCGAGCGGGGTCCCGAAGATGGCCAGTTCGTCGATCGTGCCGTTCAGGTTCCTCACCGCGAACTCCGGTGTCTTGCGGAACGGCTGCCCCCAGTTGCCGATCTCGGCCGGCCCGATCCGCAACGTCGACGTGTGAAACCGGTCGGCAATCTCGTGCCGGCTGATCTCCCTGCCATTGACGTATTGCGCGACCGTTCGGCCTTCCGGATCGTATACGGCCGCGAGATGAAACCACTGCCCGCTCTGGGTGATGTCCC
This region includes:
- a CDS encoding DUF1552 domain-containing protein produces the protein MHRRSFLKSAGVSIALPFLPSLTPARHASAADASLPSSRMVCIGNMLGFYPEAFWPRLEAPGDSTGLAVHDSFEMGRTTAALNAIRDRITIIEGLDHGTKGGHFSIHTFLSGVRQIDAKSMPLGNVTIDQFAAEEISGQTRFPSLTIGSESGIHGGCQLSWTRTGTRVPPIPGPEQLFRLLFVEPAEADRAVAADRFQLQGSILDLVNEQARHFERQLNAHDRNKLDEYLTSVRDVEKRLTMRRNWIDVPKPPAPFPAPKNRNMVEDLPLLYDLILIALQTDSTRIATLEIGGDFNPADLGVKGGYHALSHHGQLEERIESLITLETYQIEQFVRFVEKLSTHEDEQGPLIDQTMVLFGSGMGNANSHTNTNLPVVLAGGGFEHGRLLRFDVKNPHRPPLCNLFVTMLQKFGLETDVFATSTGTLRGLA